AGCAATATGTAGCTATTGTGGTCTGGGACCATAACAGTAGCATTTAGCATCAGCAATTAGAACATTAATGATAATAGAGCATGTGATAATTGCCACTAAAGCACACCGCTGCGGGAAAGAAAGGACTTATTTCAACCATGAAGtaccttctttttttaaaatgtttttgttcttttttgcaGGGGAGGGGGGAGTTTGAAAGCATACCTGAGGTGATAGAAGTTCACCAGAACGAGCAGCAATTGTTCCAAGACCAATCTGGAACTCTGGAAGCTAATACAAAAACATCGCTATAATGAAATCAAAACAAACTTGAAGGAGAAAAACTAACCAAATCATTAATGTTATACTGACAACAAGTATGATACAAATGAACTATCTTACAGGAAGTATCTGCACAGCCCGCAAGCAGCTTTCAAAACATTCATTTACTGGCCCATCCCTTGAAGATCATGCCAAAGCGTATAATCAGCTTAATAAGAAATTATCTGTAACAATATATGAAATCTTCTATGAAATTCTATGGGAGAAATACCCAGGCTGGTGGTAATTTTCAGCTGACATTCCTGCCCATGGCAAGGCCAGTGAAGGATCAATGCTTCGAGCTCGATCAAATGCTTGTCTTGCCAACTGCTTATCACCTGAATGCCTGTAAATCTGAAGGTCGAACTATCACTTACCTCTCAATTAATAGAAGAACAGTCAGCTGCCGCATAAATAGTACTAACACCGGTTATGGAAACATgtcattttggatttttttttaagttaaacttaaaaaaactttaaacattatttttaatatttgtatTCCATGTGTGAAAATCATGTGTGTAGATTTACCTCGAAAAGTAATTTcacaatattatatattttggggGGTTTGTCAAATGTTTCGCAACCAAAATTAGCAGCCAAAGATGTATTCATGTCAATGACTAAAACGACATGTTTTTGTGTCCGGGGGGAGTACTACCTTTCCAAGGTATGCCCAAGCTTCAGAGAGAGACATATCAAGATGCAGTGCTCTGATAAAAGAATGCTGTTTTAAAGCTTGATTACTTGACACCGAGCCCAATGTAACCCAAAAATCCTTATTGACTGGttccagtatcaacccacccaACGACATTTTCTCTGGCAGTTCCCTGTTGTACAcagaaataaaattttatcatgTACGCTTGTTAAGAACAGATGCCACATGCTACTAAGCTATTAATGTGGAATAAAAGACTTACCAAGTTATGGGATCTAGACTATTATTCTCCTCAATGGTATAAATGAGATCAAGACATATAGCAGTGTCATTGTGAATATTAGCTTCCCAGGGAGTGAGATGCAAAGCTCGTTGGTATGAGAATTTTGCACCATTTGCAGCCAACAAACATGTATTTCTCCACTCAAGTACAGTAGTCCTGAAAGTACCATCATCCATACCCCCCTTGATATTACCATCACCCCATGGAAAGCATCTTGCAAGTGCGAGCTGACATAAAGCAAGAAAGCTTAAAATTATAGGATACTGAAATTTAAATGATTAATTAACAGTAAAATAGAGAATACCTGAGCATCTCCATGCAGTTTCCAAACACAGGAAAGGTTTCCAGTCAAAGAAGTACAAACTTTGGCAGCTTTGCATGCTTCCTAGAACAAACTACACTGAGACAATATAGCAGGATATGTTTCAATTGAAACCAAGACTAGTGTCCAAATACCTTCAACAGACTAGCTGCCCAGCCAAAGGCCCCAGTCATTACACACTGCCTTGCCCAAGCAAGCAATGCAGAAGCAAGACCAAAGTACGCGGAATGATTTTGAGGAGCCATCTCCAAGGCAGAGCGGAACTGTTCAACACCCTGGCATTGCGTATTTCCCAACACGTATAAGATCATGGAAATTATTAGCGGTAGCAGCAGTAAAGGGCTGGCATAGAATTTGCAATGGTAAATTATACATAGTGCTGATAAAATTGTGTATATCTAGTAATATAATAGTTCCATTAAGTGAAAAAAATTCCTACCTTTCTAAAATAACCAAGCATTAGCTGGATGTTTCCACTTTCTATCAACGCAAAGACCTTGGAACCATCCAGTTCAACAGCTCGCCCATACGACTGCCAGCATAAACTGAATTAAGCATATTCAGAAGCCTCAATATAGTATACTGCAGCATTCACTAATGATGCTAAAAAAAAGTAACACACCTTTACTGCTGCAGTAAACATGCCCAAACGGTGGTATGCCAGACCGAGTGCCTAATACCATAATATGGAATATTAATTACATACAAATAGCATGCCTGACTTAGATTTCACCAGCATTAACAAAATAAAGGAAACAAGGGGAAAAAATACCCACTTCCCATAAATCTGCACATGTTGGGTAACCTCGTATTGCATACTGAAGGCTCTGTATAGCCTCTGACCATTTCTTCTGATGAACCTAAATGCCCCATAATTGTCAATACTTATTGAAAATACATCAGTGCATAATTTAGCATGCATAAACAAGAAAACTATGAAGAAAAATCTAGAGATGTTAACCGCATAACTTTAGCTTTAAGCAAAGCACATAGTCTACTTGTTCCTTGCTCCAGGAAAAAACCTACATTTTCCTAAGCAAGCAAAAGTTGGAGATTATAGCTGGGCAATGGACATTGTTAATTTAGGGTTTGTTTTGAAGAAGAACGGGGTGTTCTTTTTCCTTTGGGATGATACAAATCCTAAGGATTTGGATCCTATTCTCCCTATCAAAGCAGGCCTGACAGGCTGATATAGTCACAGCTTTGATTAGAGATAAGGCTCCAAAACTAGGTATTGCAGAGATGCGAAATGTCAAGCCTAAACTAGCCATGTTGTCCTATAGATTTCCACATATTCTCTATCAACTAATCCAAAATGACAGGAACATGCCAATACGCCAATACTATCTGCTAGTATGAGGCTAAAGGACGTGAAGGAAGGTGAATACCCTGGTGGTCATGGCGTGAAAGAAACTGGCACTGGATATATTAATGGCATATGAATGGTATTACATTTTGGTAAATCGAAAGGCATGCATATGGGGACTTAAGCTTGGACTAGCCCTAGATTGGGTCAGAATTTAATTATCTCAACAGTGTTGGGACTTGGGATCACAGTAACTAATACCTGTAGGCTTTGTTTGGGTGTGTCTGAGATGGTGTGATTGAAAACCAGTCCATATGGATCTATTCCATCGAATGAAGccataatattttgcaaatttgccCCTTTAGGTGGAGCCAGAGTTGATCACAAGTATTACGGACATGATTACTTCAATCAACAATATACTCAAGCTGTCAAGCAACTCCAACCAAGGATAGATAGATACCTGTAAGTACCCCAACCTCCGGAACGCCCAAAATGCCCGGGGTGACTTGCCAGCTGCCTCCTTGCACAAAGCGATCTCCAAGCTTTCCTTGCCCTCCAAATCTAGCAAATCACAGACCGCCTCCTGCACCAAACCACACAAACAGCATATCATACCAAAACACCCTCACAGGCAAAAGAACAAACACCTTCGAGGCACACGCTCATATGCATTCCAACCCACCCCAGCCTCGGCATCATCAGGGTTGAGCGTCGCCGCCCGCTGATAGCACTTGGCCGCTCGCTGCGCGTCGCCGGCAAGCGCATAATGGTGGCCGAGGAAGCGGAAGGGGACGCCGTCGTTGGGGTCCAGCTTGGCCGCCGCGAGGAAgcgctcggccgccgccgcacggagccgcctcacctcctcctcctcctcgccctcctccctcgccgccgcctccgcgcggtcCCATAGGAAGACGCCCTGCACGCACACGACTACCGCGTGATAAGCCCGCAATGGAGGAGCGAGAGCCGCAGCCACGGCGAGGATTCGTGCAACGGGATGACGAAGGTTACGAGGTTGTAGTGGTGGAGCGGGCTGGATGGCTCGCCGGCGAGGGTTTGCTCCAGCTGCTTGCGGAGGTTGGCCTCCGCCGCCTGAAGAGGAGAAAACCAAAAAGGGTGAGCGCCAGaggaagtgaggagagagatggagaagtGAGAGATGGACAGAGTGGGATACCTTTTCAGGCAtatcgccggcgaggtcgggcgaccgccggcggcggcggcggcggcgacgacggcggcgtggtggaAGTGGGGGGGATGAAGTGTGGGGAAAGGAAACGAAGCGGCAGGGAGGTTTTGCGATTTAGCCCTTCCAATTCCAGGTAGAGCAGATTGGATCGACCCTACCACTACatgtggtgggacccacatgtcagtctgtTAAACCCTTTATGTTCCTCCATGAACGCGATTAAAAGAAAATTGCTACACATACGACCTAACTGTACGTGAACTGTCCGACTCACGTACGATCAAATTCATTCATACATGAGTCGGACAGCTGAGTCGTATGCATAGCAATTTTGGTAGCATGTGTTTAGTTGTACAAATGGGTCATATCTATAGCAATACTCAATTCAGAAACAAATAAAAGTTGATAGAGAAAAATCATTTCTGCTGTATCTTGAAATAGTTCGTTTTTTTCTGTTTAACTAATGAAATGGGTATGATACATGATTTCATCATTCCATTATCAGAAATCCAGAAGGAAAGATGAACATGAACTCAGTATATCCATTAAGATCTCATTTAGAATGCTGGAATTTAACACACAGTTTTGTAGGATTTCCACATGAATTAGTTCAAAGAAGACCCAACCCTTAATTTTCAAAAACTCAGGTAAAATGAAAAGAATTGGTTCCTAAGTTTTAACTTAGGTTTACAGCTcaactgaaaaaagaaaaacactatTCTAACACTACCTCCTTAGTTTCTTACTGGCACAGAAACGATCTATTACAGTCGAAGCACAGATGAAACTCAATACAGGCCACTAATGCTGCTGTTCATATAGTGCAAATGACTTGTTCATGTTGTTCTGCTTGAGATATTCTTGAATGGCCGAACGCAGTGCGATATTGGGGATAGTGTCACAGTTAGCAAGTGTTTGGTTAGTCACTGGAGACCTGTCATGTCCCTTATCCAGCCAATCTCTTATAGCATCAGCTTCATAGGTGAAGCCATCCGCTGCCATCTGAGGATCTCTCATGGTCACCTGAAGATATGCAATTGCAGTAAATCGTTATTAGAGTTTCAGACGAGAAGCAATGCTGGAAGCATCGGTAACAGTTTCTAACGAAACAACGGCAGCAACTTAtaaattctactccctccatcctagaaTTTAGCTACCTTTAGCTTATGAATTTGTAAGCTaaaagtagctatattttgggacagagggagtaccttTCTAACTTGTAGTACCTGAGAGATTGGGCAAAGGAAGTAGGACGGGGTGGCAGTTTCAATGGCACTACAGATAGATCGAAAAGACTGGGACAATGGCGAATGAGCTTCCTTCTTCATAGGTTCAATCACCTCCCACACATCATGCTCAAGATCAGGGCGCCTCTGCTTGCTGAGCTCTGTGCACTGCAGCGCAATGTGTGCGAGCTGCTCCACATGCACCAATGGCCAGTCACCTGCAGAATGGTCCAACACTGACTGCAGGTCATAGTCGTTCAGCGCCTCCCGCACTGTCCTAATCAGGCGTAGAGGTGCCCGTCCGGTCAAGAGACGCATGATGGTAACACCAAAAGAGTAAGTATCAGACTGTGGCGTCAGCTCCCCTGTGGCGAAGAACTCTGGGTCCATGTATGCCGGTGTTCCCATAGGCCTGGAGGTGTAGTGTGCGTCGCTTCCAGTGACACTGGACTCCAGAAGGAGGCGTGAAATCCCAAAATCACTGAGTTTGCTCTGCAAATTCGCATCAAGAAGGATGTTGCCTGGCTTGAGGTCCCCATGCACCACTGGGTGAGGCCGGTGCTTGTGAAGGAAGATAAGTGCAGAGCAAATCTCCGTGATGATCTGGATGCGCACTTGCCAAGTGAGTGGCGGGGTGTTGTCAACACAGTTGAGTCGGTCCTCCAGGCTTCCATTTGGTAAGAGCTCATAAACAAGCGCTGAAGCTTCAGTGCAGGCTCCAATAAGGGTGACTAAGTTTGGATGCCTTACTCTACTGAGTATAGCAACCTGTGAAAACAAATTGGAACGGCAGAATGCATTAGCTTAACTTTTAATAATGATTAGCTTATCTTAGTTCCGTTTTTTCAATGCAATATTATACAAATGGATGATAGGCCTTTGAATAGTACCTCTTGATGGAACTGAGATTGGCCATGCAAGCTGTCAGTACTAAGCATCTTTATAGCTACTGTCGTATTGCGCAGAGAACCTTTGTATACAGATCCAAATCCACCTTGACCGATGTTAAGTGCATTGCTGAAATTCTGAGTTGCCTGCTCCAACTCCATCAAGGAGAACTCAGAGCTTATTGCTCCATAGGCACAAGAATTCGTCAGCTCCTTCTCTATACGCATGCTCCTTGCCTCTTTAACTGCATCATCTCGCTCTCGCTTCATTTTACTGTACTCTAACTTCAGTGACTGGACACGAGATTCCGTAACCTTCATGCTCTCTTCTAGATAAGTGGCAACTGAGTCTGACTCTGAGATGCGGTGTTCAAGGAGGTGCTTCTGTTGGTTTAGATCTTGTAATCTATTGGCTTTCTCATTCAACTGATATTTGAGCCAGTCCAGGTCATTTTGGAGCACCATAGTGGCATGTTTGAGAGATTCTGACTCTTCCTTTTCTTGTGAGAGTTTTGCCTCTGTCTCTTTCCTTAGTTCCATTTCATTAATATACATGCATCCCAATCTTTTAGCCTGCAAATGCAATCAGCGATTGTTAACAGAAAATACTGTAAAAGTTTGGATATTATATAATACGGCATACCAAGCGCAAAGGATCTGAAAcacagagtaaaactattttaaCTTCTTCCTGCTGAGCCAAGACTACCTTGTTTCATTTTGTTTCGAGTTTATTATAGCATTTCCACATTCCTAACTTCAGAACAGTTTTAGAGACCTCTTGGTATCTCTGAAGTACATGCTTAATGGTCTTCCTGTGTGAACATCTACTAAGCCGCGCTAGAAAAGCTCATGTTAATTGTAGTACAAAGTGGTATTTACCTCTATATTAGGCTCAAGCAAACTTTGAAGATCCACCTTGCAACTGTCTACAGAAGAAGGTAGGCGTGCTGATTTTGACCTTTTTACAGGGCAACAACTGGCCTCCCTAGGCGAAAAGAAACAGAGACGTTTAGTGGAAGAAAAATTCAAAGTAGTGAAAAATTAAGAATTATTTAGGCTTCAATAAACTTGTGATAATCATTCTCTTATGGAAAAATAACAGATACTTTACATGACAAAATGCAGATAGTTATAAGATAAGGCATGTCGAATTGTAGATCAGCTAAATATGGTACAAACTCGACCATAACCTAGACTGTCCTAATAACATATACAGGACAAAGTATTCGCAAAGAAAGAATATACAAGGCAAAAATAAATGTACACATGTTTTTTTCTCAGTTCTACTCATTCTAAATATGTGAAGTTCTGCCAGAATTTATCTGCTGCAATAGGCTTGTGATCTTTGATTCTGGAAAACTATTCGTCCTTCAGTTACATACAGCATGCTTGGTAAACAGTCAAGATTGTGATCCCTTCTGTTATTTGTCCAATTAATACCGATTCGGTGCCTTGGAGTTTCAAAACTGAAGTATCAATCATATGGCTGCCTATAGGCCCTATACTGAAAGATTTACATGTGATTATTTTAAGCTGCATATTGTACTGTTATGTTGAGATTCCTTGCTGTGAAATAATGCCAAAACTGGGGCTTAAGAtaaatacaataaaataaagtCAGATTTATATAAGAGTCCCATTTGGTAGTTGAAGCCCTACCTGACACATGTTAGCTTCCCGTTGCAAATAAACCATATATTGCAGTATGAATGTGCTCTTTGCATCACACTTATTGCTGTTTGTGATTGTGGTGCTTTCATTTTTCTGGGCAACAAAAATAGTCATATTTTTGTCACAATCAATAAGAACTGATAACGTGAAACTGTACCACGATTGTTAGAActcagagaaagagaagagagagaaaccTTTTGTAGTGTCTGTCTGATGCAGCACCCATAACAAGTTTAGTGACCCCATATATTTCTATCAGATGAAGAAGTCCTTCGTCAATTTTGGTAAAAAAGAACACTTCTTTCTCAGCTTTAACCTGGTCAAGGAAGAATAAGAAATTTGCCCTCTGATGAAGTAAATATTACTTTTTGCATTAATTTTCCCCCTAAACTTTCTTTACAAAATATGTTAACTTATTGCAATCGATTTTTTGTTTTCAACATCATGGATAAAATAGATAGAACAGAATTGCAGAACATGCATCCATAGATAGTCAAACAAGTTGACTTCAATATGTAAACCTCAGTGATTCATATGATTCAGCATACAAGTGGCAGAAAGCCTTGATGCCCTGTTAATCTCGATCAgtttaaaacaaaattttggattATTACCTAACCAGGGTTTGAAATATGGATTTTTTACAGTTTTGTCACATAAAAAAATGGAACCAGAGGGTTCATTATagtattcagaaaaaaaaaatcaatgcaaAAATAGATATGGTGAAAGCTtcagcaaaaataaaataaaataaaataaaatagaaaatccCCCTAGTTCTTCCAAAACTTGCTTCTACCCAAAACAAGATACCCTGTATAAATTTCCTACGAATGGTCTTTATGGAAGAGATGTCCCCAACCTTCATTAGCACGGAGTGGATTTTTGTACCTTTGTAAAATAATTCTACTTCAATACCAACTGTTTTTGTTTAGACGAAAAAAAATACCTGGACGTGGCTTTGGTTGTGCAATGATAATACTACTATAAGAACTATCTTCAGTTATAATATATGAACAATCAGTATTTGGACAtatcaagtaaaaaaataacCATTTTCACTCTTGCTTggtgttactttttttttccttatgttctataattagttatttACTCATAGAAGTCTTTGTGGGGAGAgtgaataaaaatattttttacatgaacttttcagaaaacaaaataaaatatcattATCTTGCACCTTTTTTCTTGAGCACTGGTCCAGATAGTTGTCCACATTTTGCATCCGGCTTTCTTCAGCAAAAAAGGAATCAACTAAGACAATAGAACTTTGCTAAGGATTATGCAACCGAAAACACAATAGAAACAAGAAGTAATGGTTAGAGGAAATAAACCAGAATATGGCAGAAAGCCAGAAGCTAAAGATTATGGTACAAACATCATAAGATAGCTATATGACTATATCACCTCCTTTATTGACATCGAGAAAAATAACTTTAGATAAAGCCACTGCACATAACTAACCAAAGTTCGATGTAGTAATTATGTGGATGATGATGATCTCCGTGCTACTGGATGCATGATCGATAACCCAAGACAGTATGGACTTGCCATCGGTGGGTTGCTCAGGGAGAGCAACATAAACCTTGTCTCTAAACAGAGTTTTCTGCCTGAGCATCATACTCATGCATGCAACTGGTAAGGCCTTGAAGATGGAACTAAGAGATACTTCTATCTACCAGTTTGCGTTTCCCACTTTGGACAACTAAAAGAGGGAACACACTGCGTATTAGCATTAAAGAATAAGATTCCAGTTTAACCAGGTAAAAAGGTTGACTCTTGACTGAGACTATCGGAAGACAACGCAACACTCAACTACCAAGTCGCAGTGAATGGATTATCTGAGGAAAGTCATTTGGTACGCTGTCATGCCATGCCAGTACAACACGGCAAAATTTGCTGGGAACAGGGACATGTTATGAATTAATGTAAGACTCTACCTTTCTCACATCCTTCACCCCCATTGCTCACCACAAATTCCCTGCCTTTCatttctaataaaaaaaagatgtagTGCATCGATTGTGTGCCAGTGATAGAGCCATCAGTCTATCTGGTGATCTAATCTAAAGATCTCGGCCTCATATTTCAGTTACTCCATATGAACGGGAGAAACAACCTACGGGTAGTGACGATTCAGCAATAATAGCATATGAAATTTGAGGCGAACAAAATTGACAACAAGCAAACATCTCATCATCACCAGTACTGCATATGAAATTAAATCATCGTGGTACAGTCAAATCACCTTTGACGATTGACTAGAAATGGCGAACACCGAATAAAtacatcgcggcggcggcggaatcgCGCAGGGAGACGGCAACatcggcgcgcggcgaggcgggagtTGGGGGAAGCCGTC
Above is a window of Oryza sativa Japonica Group chromosome 10, ASM3414082v1 DNA encoding:
- the LOC4349299 gene encoding U-box domain-containing protein 70-like isoform X5: MQNVDNYLDQCSRKKVKAEKEVFFFTKIDEGLLHLIEIYGVTKLVMGAASDRHYKRKMKAPQSQTAISVMQRAHSYCNIWFICNGKLTCVREASCCPVKRSKSARLPSSVDSCKVDLQSLLEPNIEAKRLGCMYINEMELRKETEAKLSQEKEESESLKHATMVLQNDLDWLKYQLNEKANRLQDLNQQKHLLEHRISESDSVATYLEESMKVTESRVQSLKLEYSKMKRERDDAVKEARSMRIEKELTNSCAYGAISSEFSLMELEQATQNFSNALNIGQGGFGSVYKGSLRNTTVAIKMLSTDSLHGQSQFHQEVAILSRVRHPNLVTLIGACTEASALVYELLPNGSLEDRLNCVDNTPPLTWQVRIQIITEICSALIFLHKHRPHPVVHGDLKPGNILLDANLQSKLSDFGISRLLLESSVTGSDAHYTSRPMGTPAYMDPEFFATGELTPQSDTYSFGVTIMRLLTGRAPLRLIRTVREALNDYDLQSVLDHSAGDWPLVHVEQLAHIALQCTELSKQRRPDLEHDVWEVIEPMKKEAHSPLSQSFRSICSAIETATPSYFLCPISQVTMRDPQMAADGFTYEADAIRDWLDKGHDRSPVTNQTLANCDTIPNIALRSAIQEYLKQNNMNKSFALYEQQH
- the LOC4349299 gene encoding U-box domain-containing protein 70-like isoform X1, which translates into the protein MSMMLRQKTLFRDKVYVALPEQPTDGKSILSWVIDHASSSTEIIIIHIITTSNFVDSFFAEESRMQNVDNYLDQCSRKKVKAEKEVFFFTKIDEGLLHLIEIYGVTKLVMGAASDRHYKRKMKAPQSQTAISVMQRAHSYCNIWFICNGKLTCVREASCCPVKRSKSARLPSSVDSCKVDLQSLLEPNIEAKRLGCMYINEMELRKETEAKLSQEKEESESLKHATMVLQNDLDWLKYQLNEKANRLQDLNQQKHLLEHRISESDSVATYLEESMKVTESRVQSLKLEYSKMKRERDDAVKEARSMRIEKELTNSCAYGAISSEFSLMELEQATQNFSNALNIGQGGFGSVYKGSLRNTTVAIKMLSTDSLHGQSQFHQEVAILSRVRHPNLVTLIGACTEASALVYELLPNGSLEDRLNCVDNTPPLTWQVRIQIITEICSALIFLHKHRPHPVVHGDLKPGNILLDANLQSKLSDFGISRLLLESSVTGSDAHYTSRPMGTPAYMDPEFFATGELTPQSDTYSFGVTIMRLLTGRAPLRLIRTVREALNDYDLQSVLDHSAGDWPLVHVEQLAHIALQCTELSKQRRPDLEHDVWEVIEPMKKEAHSPLSQSFRSICSAIETATPSYFLCPISQVTMRDPQMAADGFTYEADAIRDWLDKGHDRSPVTNQTLANCDTIPNIALRSAIQEYLKQNNMNKSFALYEQQH
- the LOC4349299 gene encoding U-box domain-containing protein 70-like isoform X3; amino-acid sequence: MLPSPCAIPPPPRCIYSVFAISSQSSKQSSIVLVDSFFAEESRMQNVDNYLDQCSRKKVKAEKEVFFFTKIDEGLLHLIEIYGVTKLVMGAASDRHYKRKMKAPQSQTAISVMQRAHSYCNIWFICNGKLTCVREASCCPVKRSKSARLPSSVDSCKVDLQSLLEPNIEAKRLGCMYINEMELRKETEAKLSQEKEESESLKHATMVLQNDLDWLKYQLNEKANRLQDLNQQKHLLEHRISESDSVATYLEESMKVTESRVQSLKLEYSKMKRERDDAVKEARSMRIEKELTNSCAYGAISSEFSLMELEQATQNFSNALNIGQGGFGSVYKGSLRNTTVAIKMLSTDSLHGQSQFHQEVAILSRVRHPNLVTLIGACTEASALVYELLPNGSLEDRLNCVDNTPPLTWQVRIQIITEICSALIFLHKHRPHPVVHGDLKPGNILLDANLQSKLSDFGISRLLLESSVTGSDAHYTSRPMGTPAYMDPEFFATGELTPQSDTYSFGVTIMRLLTGRAPLRLIRTVREALNDYDLQSVLDHSAGDWPLVHVEQLAHIALQCTELSKQRRPDLEHDVWEVIEPMKKEAHSPLSQSFRSICSAIETATPSYFLCPISQVTMRDPQMAADGFTYEADAIRDWLDKGHDRSPVTNQTLANCDTIPNIALRSAIQEYLKQNNMNKSFALYEQQH
- the LOC4349299 gene encoding U-box domain-containing protein 70-like isoform X2, yielding MSMMLRQKTLFRDKVYVALPEQPTDGKSILSWVIDHASSSTEIIIIHIITTSNFESRMQNVDNYLDQCSRKKVKAEKEVFFFTKIDEGLLHLIEIYGVTKLVMGAASDRHYKRKMKAPQSQTAISVMQRAHSYCNIWFICNGKLTCVREASCCPVKRSKSARLPSSVDSCKVDLQSLLEPNIEAKRLGCMYINEMELRKETEAKLSQEKEESESLKHATMVLQNDLDWLKYQLNEKANRLQDLNQQKHLLEHRISESDSVATYLEESMKVTESRVQSLKLEYSKMKRERDDAVKEARSMRIEKELTNSCAYGAISSEFSLMELEQATQNFSNALNIGQGGFGSVYKGSLRNTTVAIKMLSTDSLHGQSQFHQEVAILSRVRHPNLVTLIGACTEASALVYELLPNGSLEDRLNCVDNTPPLTWQVRIQIITEICSALIFLHKHRPHPVVHGDLKPGNILLDANLQSKLSDFGISRLLLESSVTGSDAHYTSRPMGTPAYMDPEFFATGELTPQSDTYSFGVTIMRLLTGRAPLRLIRTVREALNDYDLQSVLDHSAGDWPLVHVEQLAHIALQCTELSKQRRPDLEHDVWEVIEPMKKEAHSPLSQSFRSICSAIETATPSYFLCPISQVTMRDPQMAADGFTYEADAIRDWLDKGHDRSPVTNQTLANCDTIPNIALRSAIQEYLKQNNMNKSFALYEQQH
- the LOC4349299 gene encoding U-box domain-containing protein 70-like isoform X6; the protein is MGAASDRHYKRKMKAPQSQTAISVMQRAHSYCNIWFICNGKLTCVREASCCPVKRSKSARLPSSVDSCKVDLQSLLEPNIEAKRLGCMYINEMELRKETEAKLSQEKEESESLKHATMVLQNDLDWLKYQLNEKANRLQDLNQQKHLLEHRISESDSVATYLEESMKVTESRVQSLKLEYSKMKRERDDAVKEARSMRIEKELTNSCAYGAISSEFSLMELEQATQNFSNALNIGQGGFGSVYKGSLRNTTVAIKMLSTDSLHGQSQFHQEVAILSRVRHPNLVTLIGACTEASALVYELLPNGSLEDRLNCVDNTPPLTWQVRIQIITEICSALIFLHKHRPHPVVHGDLKPGNILLDANLQSKLSDFGISRLLLESSVTGSDAHYTSRPMGTPAYMDPEFFATGELTPQSDTYSFGVTIMRLLTGRAPLRLIRTVREALNDYDLQSVLDHSAGDWPLVHVEQLAHIALQCTELSKQRRPDLEHDVWEVIEPMKKEAHSPLSQSFRSICSAIETATPSYFLCPISQVTMRDPQMAADGFTYEADAIRDWLDKGHDRSPVTNQTLANCDTIPNIALRSAIQEYLKQNNMNKSFALYEQQH
- the LOC4349299 gene encoding U-box domain-containing protein 70-like isoform X4, producing MLPSPCAIPPPPRCIYSVFAISSQSSKVKAEKEVFFFTKIDEGLLHLIEIYGVTKLVMGAASDRHYKRKMKAPQSQTAISVMQRAHSYCNIWFICNGKLTCVREASCCPVKRSKSARLPSSVDSCKVDLQSLLEPNIEAKRLGCMYINEMELRKETEAKLSQEKEESESLKHATMVLQNDLDWLKYQLNEKANRLQDLNQQKHLLEHRISESDSVATYLEESMKVTESRVQSLKLEYSKMKRERDDAVKEARSMRIEKELTNSCAYGAISSEFSLMELEQATQNFSNALNIGQGGFGSVYKGSLRNTTVAIKMLSTDSLHGQSQFHQEVAILSRVRHPNLVTLIGACTEASALVYELLPNGSLEDRLNCVDNTPPLTWQVRIQIITEICSALIFLHKHRPHPVVHGDLKPGNILLDANLQSKLSDFGISRLLLESSVTGSDAHYTSRPMGTPAYMDPEFFATGELTPQSDTYSFGVTIMRLLTGRAPLRLIRTVREALNDYDLQSVLDHSAGDWPLVHVEQLAHIALQCTELSKQRRPDLEHDVWEVIEPMKKEAHSPLSQSFRSICSAIETATPSYFLCPISQVTMRDPQMAADGFTYEADAIRDWLDKGHDRSPVTNQTLANCDTIPNIALRSAIQEYLKQNNMNKSFALYEQQH